The Anoplopoma fimbria isolate UVic2021 breed Golden Eagle Sablefish chromosome 20, Afim_UVic_2022, whole genome shotgun sequence genome includes a window with the following:
- the irx2a gene encoding iroquois-class homeodomain protein IRX-2a, which produces MSYPQGYLYQPPGSLALYSCPAYGASALAAPRTEDLARSSSGSAFSPYPGSAAFSGSAGAGFSSPLSYSTDPTTGFPSYMSSPYDVHTSGMAGALSYHPYGSPGYPYQLNDPAYRKNATRDATATLKAWLQEHRKNPYPTKGEKIMLAIITKMTLTQVSTWFANARRRLKKENKMTWAPRNKSEDEDEEDGDGERKEGDRSEKNLENSEASAEDEGISLHVDTLTDHSCSAESDGEKTSCRVGELGSDQAGDEDGEDQNHEPLSVTSSPLTGVEAPLLGHHHHQHHQHHHQHLQHLHHLHSQREDLARSLITNNINTNKSSCLDSRPSPQNPTVKPKLWSLAEIATSDQKQHHQQPNCSSSSSSGLLTPPSSTTSPAASSPSLYPAPSILGRPIYYTSPFYSNYTNYGNFSPLQGQGILRYTNSSGVSLAAAAVEGLSSSHQAVEGLSSSHQAVEGSSNPKHRPDSPLVKMNPNQIVVVEQQQQQHFRSAHLEAKKGT; this is translated from the exons ATGTCCTATCCTCAGGGTTACCTCTACCAGCCCCCGGGCTCTCTGGCTCTCTACTCCTGCCCGGCTTACGGGGCCTCGGCTCTGGCTGCCCCGAGGACTGAAGACCTGGCGAGGTCGTCCTCCGGCTCAGCCTTCAGTCCTTACCCCGGATCGGCTGCTTTCTCCGGATCGGCTGGTGCAGGCTTCTCCAGTCCGCTGTCATACTCCACGGATCCAACAACGGGATTCCCATCCTACAtg AGCTCTCCCTATGACGTGCACACGTCAGGCATGGCCGGGGCATTGAGTTACCACCCCTACGGGAGTCCGGGGTATCCCTACCAGCTCAACGACCCGGCTTACCGCAAGAACGCCACCAGGGACGCCACGGCCACCCTAAAAGCCTGGCTGCAGGAGCACAGGAAGAACCCGTACCCGACCAAAGGGGAGAAGATCATGCTGGCCATCATCACCAAGATGACCCTGACGCAGGTCTCCACATGGTTCGCCAACGCCAGGAGGAGGCTGAAGAAGGAGAACAAGATGACCTGGGCTCCCAGGAATAAGAGCGAagacgaggacgaggaggacggggacggagagaggaaagaaggggATCGATCTGAAAAGAACCTGGAGAACAGCGAGGCTTCAGCGGAGGATGAAG GTATCAGCTTGCACGTCGACACCCTGACGGATCACTCCTGCTCGGCTGAGTCCGACGGGGAGAAGACCAGCTGTCGTGTGGGAGAGCTGGGCTCCGACCAGGCCGGCGACGAGGACGGTGAGGACCAGAACCACGAACCCTTATCCGTCACATCATCACCTCTAACGGGAGTAGAAGCTCCTCTTCTCggtcaccaccaccaccagcaccaccagcaccaccaccagcacctcCAGCATCTCCATCATCTCCACAGCCAGCGTGAGGATCTGGCCCGGAGCCTCATCACTAACAACATTAATACCAATAAATCTTCCTGCCTCGATAGCAGACCTTCACCTCAGAACCCCACGGTCAAGCCCAAATTGTGGTCGCTGGCTGAAATTGCTACCTCGGACCAAAAGCAGCATCATCAGCAACCGaattgctcctcctcctcctccagtggcCTCCTCACCCCCCCGTCTTCCACCACCTCCCCTGCAGCCAGCTCCCCCTCCCTCTACCCGGCCCCCTCCATCCTTGGAAGACCTATTTATTACACTTCTCCCTTTTATAGCAATTACACAAACTATGGCAACTTCAGCCCCCTGCAGGGCCAAGGGATCCTGCGGTATACTAACTCATCTGGAGTGAGTCTGGCTGCTGCt GCTGTGGAGGGTCTGAGCTCCTCTCACCAGGCTGTGGAGGGTCTGAGCTCCTCTCACCAGGCTGTGGAGGGGAGCTCAAACCCCAAACACAGGCCAGACTCTCCTCTCGTTAAAATGAACCCAAACCAGATTGTTGTTgtcgagcagcagcagcagcagcatttcaGATCTGCACATTTAGAAGCAAAGAAAGGTACGTAA